A genomic segment from Gracilinanus agilis isolate LMUSP501 chromosome 1, AgileGrace, whole genome shotgun sequence encodes:
- the LOC123256733 gene encoding vomeronasal type-1 receptor 4-like, with translation MLIINMCFGIIILFQTGVGILTNFFLLSLYSFSVLTGHNMRPINLIFIQLFSVNIIMLLSKGTPEISINLGTDNFLNNVSCKLVFYFHRLAQALSTCFTCYLCIFQAIIISTRFPWLVRFKARALDHIIYSCLLCWIFNILLEIPIISYLTGPRHINNITYEFNFGYCFLERDGGAYWIIITVRNVFCMVFIVWASGYMVNMLYRHQKKMQTIHISSLSSRASIEVRVTKTILLLVSTFVCFYSLSSIFGIFIRYLYQQRFWLLSTDGILSLCFPTLSPFVLIPQRSRICTLFWVGKNIHPLSNPSAIHHQSNFPKS, from the coding sequence ATGCTGATTATTAACATGTGCTTTGGGATTATAATCCTCTTCCAGACTGGAGTTGGTATCTTGACaaacttcttccttctttctctttattctttcagTGTCTTGACTGGCCACAATATGAGACCTATAAACCTGATTTTCATCCAGCTATTCTCGGTTAACATCATTATGCTGCTTAGCAAAGGAACCCCAGAAATCTCGATAAATTTAGGGACAGACAATTTCCTGAATAATGTTTCATGTAAACTTGTCTTTTACTTTCATAGACTGGCCCAGGCACTTTCAACATGCTTCACCTGCTACCTTTGTATTTTCCAGGCCATCATCATCTCTACCAGATTCCCATGGCTGGTACGATTCAAAGCCAGGGCTCTGGACCATATAATTTATTCTTGTCTCCTCTGCTGGATCTTCAATATACTTTTAGAAATACCTATAATATCTTATCTGACAGGCCCAAGACACATAAACAATATTACATATGAGTTTAATTTTGGGTATTGTTTTCTTGAAAGGGATGGTGGTGCTTACTGGATTATTATTACAGTCAGAAATGTGTTCTGTATGGTGTTCATAGTCTGGGCCAGTGGCTACATGGTGAATATGTTGTACAGACaccaaaagaaaatgcagaccaTTCACATCAGCAGCCTCTCATCCAGGGCCTCCATAGAGGTCAGAGTCACCAAAACTATATTGCTACTAGTGAGTACCTTTGTCTGCTTTTACTCACTATCTTCTATCTTTGGGATTTTTATCCGTTATTTGTATCAACAGCGTTTCTGGCTTTTGTCCACAGATGGTATTCTGTCTCTATGTTTTCCAACCCTCAGCCCCTTTGTGTTGATCCCGCAACGATCCAGGATTTGTACTCTCTTCTGGGTAGGGAAAAATATCCATCCTCTATCCAACCCATCTGCCATACAccatcaaagtaattttcctaaatcaTAG